In Klebsiella aerogenes, the DNA window CCCGCTTCCCGCGCCAGTTGGGCGCAGTGGGCAAAATCATCGATTAGCGTCAGGATCTCGTCATGGCTCAGTTCATGCGGGGTAAAGCGGTTGATTGGCGCCTGCAGGGGCGAGGGGGCGACCAGCGTCGGTTGGTAGCTGTAGCGCCCGGTGTGCAGGATCTGCAGGGCGATTTTGCCGCCTTCCTGATGCACCGCGTCGGTAATATGGCGATGGTGCGCCAGATGGCTGGCATCGTTGAGCACCGCGCCGCCGGCCATGGTCACGCCAGAAGGCGCCGGGGCGATGCCGCCGGTGACGATCAGCGCCACGCCGTGGCGGGTGCGCTCGGCGTAAAAGGCCGCCAGCCGCTGCGTGCCGTCCGGCAGTTCTTCCAGACCGGTATGCATTGAGCCCATCAACACGCGGTTTTTGAGCGTTGTGAAGCCCAGCTCAAGCGGGGCGAAAAGCGACGGATAGCGGCTCATAATGGCTTCCAATGTAAAATTATTGTTATGTGGTCGGATGAGTTACTAATTTAGCCGTCGTAGAGAAAAAGGGAAAAGGGGAGTGCGGTGATTGTGATGGGATTCAAAGAACGGAACACGTTGTCCCTCACCCCGGCCCTCTCCCAAAGGGAGAGGGGGAAAGTCGGACCGGCACTGATATTCAACGCTAGTGCCGAACGGTTCCCTCTCCCACCGGGAGAGGGGGAAAGTCGGACCGGCACCGATATTCAACGCTAGTGCCGAACGGTTCCCTCTCCCACCGGGAGAGGGTTAGGGTGAGGGTGCTACGCGTTGGCGGCGCTCCAGACCCGGCGCTTGCCACATCGAGGTGGTCAATCCGCTATCCACCAGGCCCAACTGATCGGCATACACTGACTGCCACTTGCTCATCATCTCCTGATATAGATCGCGATGCTGCGGATTGGGAGTAAAGACCCGATGCCAGCTCACCAGTTTTTCCCCGGCGCTGGCCATATCGCTATACAGCCCGGCGCCGGTTCCGGCGGCGATGGCGCAGCCGAGGGCGGTGGCTTCGCGGACCACCGGCACCCGCACCGGCAGGCCGGTGACGTCGCTGAGGATCTGACTCCACAGTGTTCCCTTCGAGCCGCCGCCGGCAAACACCAGGCTATCGAATGTTACCCCGGAGAACTGCGAAATCTGCGCCAGGTTGCAGGCGGAGACAATCGCCGCGTTCTCCTCCAGCGCGCGGAACAGGGTGGCTTTATTGCACTTCTCCGGGTCGATGGAGAGGTTAATAAATGACGGCGCGGCGTGGTACCACTGCTTAAAGTGCATGGCATCGGAAAAAATCGGCATCACCCCATGCGAACCCGCCGGTACGCGGCTGGCCATCTCTTCCAGTAGTGAATAGGCATCGACGCCGAGGCGCTCGGCGATCAGTTTTTCTTCGGCGCAGAAGGCGTCGCGGAACCAGCGCATGGTCAGGCCGGTAAAGAAGCTGATGGATTCGGCCTGCGCCATACCGGGGATGACATGCGGGTTTACGCGAATGTTCATCTCCGGGTCGGTGCGCACTTCCGGCAGATTCACGACCTGCTGCCAGAAGGTGCCGCCAAGCACCGCCGTTTGCCCGGCGCGCACCACGCCGAGCCCCAGGCAGCCGAGCTGTACGTCGCCGCCGCCCATCACGACCGGCGTGCCGACGCGCAGGCCGCTTTGCTGCGCCGCCGTTGCGGTCACTGTGCCTAATACCGTGCCGGTCTCTTTCACCGGCGAGAGAATATCGGCGCGCAGCCCGGCCATGTCCAGCAGCGCCGGGCGCCAGTCGCGACTGAACAGATCGAGCATACCGGTCGTTCCGGCGTTGGACGGATCGACCGCCAGCTCGCCGGAAAGCTTCGCTGCCAGCCAGTCGCTAATCATGGTGATGGTCGCCGCTTTACGATAGATATCCGGGCGATGATGCGCCAACCACAGCAGGCGCGGCATGGCGCTCAGCGCCAGGGTTTGGCCGGAAACACTGTACACCTCGGATTCAAAGCGGTCGTCGTGGATCTCCTTGAGCTCCGCCACTTCGCGGCTGGCGCGGGCATCAACGTTGGCGCAGGCCCAAATCGCCTCGCCGTCGCGGTCATAAAGGACGATGCCTTCGCGCATCGAACAGCAGGCGACGGACTGAATATCCGCAGGGGAAAGCCGGGCGGCGTCGAGCGCCTGGCGGATGCACTGACAGGCCAGTTGCCAGTTGGTGGTGAGGTCGAACTCCATCGAGCCAGGGACGTTATCGACGCTCAGGTGTTTCCATTCGGCCTGGCCTACCGCCACCTGGCGGCCATTGAGATCGAAAATAACCGCCCGAATGCTGCCGGTCCCGGCATCTAACGCTAACAGGTAACTCATGACATGCGCCTCGCTGTTGTCGCGCGGCGCAGGGCCCTCAGGAGGCCAGCGTGAGCACCGCGCGTGCTGTTGTCTCTTCCGTTACCAGGCCATTGATGCGCTTGCCGACAAGGGCGGCATAAATCGCCTGCGCTTTTTCTTCTCCCCCGGCGACGCCGACGATGGTCGGCAGCTGCGCCAGTTCATCGAGGGTCACGCCGAGGAGTTCCCGATGGATCTCCAGTCCTTCTACCGGCCGACCATCGGCCTGCAGGAAATAGCCTAAAATGTCGCCGACCGCGCCTTTACGCGCGTACATCAACTGTTCGCCCTCGCTGATGTAGCCAGAGCGCAAAATCGTGGCGTCGCGGCGCTGATCGATAGCGCCGATGCCAACTACCGCCGCATCCGCCGCCGTTGCCGCCAGCATGACATCGCGCACGCTTGACTCGCGGCGCAGGATCTCCGCGACATCCGCCGAAGAGACCCGCAGCGGCGCCGGGATAATGCTGACGCTGCAGGCGGCATCCAGTTGGCCGATGCCGGTCATATAGGGGCCGACACCGCCGGAAAGCGTCACCAGCCGCACCTGCTGCGAACCAATAAACCCGCTGAGGTGCTGCAGGCAGCTCATCGTGGCTTCGCCGAAGCCGACCGCCAGCAGCTGCCCCGGCTGCAGAATGCCCATCAGCGACTGCGCCGCGCCGATGCCCAGCCGGGTATTCATCGGCGGGGTGTTCAGTGCCGGCAGCACGCGGGCGATCTTGAGGCCAAAACGTTGCTGCAGTTCGCTCTCCAGCGCCAGACAGCCTTCATAGCGCGAGTTAATCTGCACGCGGATCACCCCGGACTGACGCCCTTTTTCCAGCAGGCGGGAAATCTTCAACCGCGGCAACCCTAAACGCTCGCCGATGTCATTCTGCGTCAGGCCGTCGTGGTAGTAACACCACGCCACCCGCGCCACCAGCTCCTCCTCGGCTAACGCCAGTCCGGCGTAGCGGTTCTCTTCCGTAATGCGTTTTTCGCTCATAAATTGAACTCTTATAAAAATTTAGATCATATGTTCGTTATTGCGTGGTCGGAAAATGTGAGCCGACTGGCAAAACGGATCTTTCATTGCTGGCGCATTTTTTCCTGACGATCTAAAGCAGAAAACTGTGATCTTCGCACGGTTGTAAATATAGTTCACCGTCTACGCTTTTGAACATTATTAAATTTAAAAATCATTTGTTCAAATGAGGCGAGACGATGAAGCCATTGCTTGAAGCTCGGCAAATCTGCAAACAGTTTT includes these proteins:
- the lsrK gene encoding autoinducer-2 kinase, producing MSYLLALDAGTGSIRAVIFDLNGRQVAVGQAEWKHLSVDNVPGSMEFDLTTNWQLACQCIRQALDAARLSPADIQSVACCSMREGIVLYDRDGEAIWACANVDARASREVAELKEIHDDRFESEVYSVSGQTLALSAMPRLLWLAHHRPDIYRKAATITMISDWLAAKLSGELAVDPSNAGTTGMLDLFSRDWRPALLDMAGLRADILSPVKETGTVLGTVTATAAQQSGLRVGTPVVMGGGDVQLGCLGLGVVRAGQTAVLGGTFWQQVVNLPEVRTDPEMNIRVNPHVIPGMAQAESISFFTGLTMRWFRDAFCAEEKLIAERLGVDAYSLLEEMASRVPAGSHGVMPIFSDAMHFKQWYHAAPSFINLSIDPEKCNKATLFRALEENAAIVSACNLAQISQFSGVTFDSLVFAGGGSKGTLWSQILSDVTGLPVRVPVVREATALGCAIAAGTGAGLYSDMASAGEKLVSWHRVFTPNPQHRDLYQEMMSKWQSVYADQLGLVDSGLTTSMWQAPGLERRQRVAPSP
- the lsrR gene encoding transcriptional regulator LsrR, which produces MSEKRITEENRYAGLALAEEELVARVAWCYYHDGLTQNDIGERLGLPRLKISRLLEKGRQSGVIRVQINSRYEGCLALESELQQRFGLKIARVLPALNTPPMNTRLGIGAAQSLMGILQPGQLLAVGFGEATMSCLQHLSGFIGSQQVRLVTLSGGVGPYMTGIGQLDAACSVSIIPAPLRVSSADVAEILRRESSVRDVMLAATAADAAVVGIGAIDQRRDATILRSGYISEGEQLMYARKGAVGDILGYFLQADGRPVEGLEIHRELLGVTLDELAQLPTIVGVAGGEEKAQAIYAALVGKRINGLVTEETTARAVLTLAS